ttagaacaaaaataaCGTGAGACCTTTAAAAatcctatttttttatttatttttttgctctaaAATACTCATTAATGGTTATCCATTATTGTTACACAGTGctcaatatcatttaaaaaaaactatttatccATTTGTCAGGAGTACGCAGGTCAGAAttagtgttgttttattattacagtaatattatttcaCTAATAAACTGACTTTACATTTTCCTAAATGTAATTTTCCAACATTAAAGCAGACAAATCACATTTAACAAGTAGATAAAATCACTTATGTGTGTTTAATTTGATTTGAACCCCAAACTTAATCTTTGATCCAGCCATATTTACAAATGCTGCAAGAACAGATCCCACTGCAATCACGTACATTTACGTAACTCTATCGAAATTCAACAAACAAGCTTTAGCGAACAAAAACCAACAAGTTTCTGCTTAGAAAAGTCTGGAAGAGTCTGAAAACACTGAATATTTCAGACTTAAAACTCAAGCTTCTTAATCAACGTTGTAGTCCTCCAAAAACACAAATGCGAGTCCTTCAATTAAGTTACAGGGTGAAACTTTAGTATTCTCAGTTGCATGTATATCATGTTTCCTCTACTATACTCCACTTAACACTtcataaatgataattaaaactgtttaatgtgtgtttacattgacacTCATACTAAAAGATCAATCTAAAGTAAAAACAACCACAGTGATTCCAAAACTGAGACTTGATTCCTTTGATTAAACTCGATAATGATGAACTTTTCACATGACACATGGTAACGTAAATATAAAGTTTTTACTAGTTAACGTGGACAATGGTTGACTCGTGAATTGTATTGACACTCATAATAACGTAACCAAAAGATCAACACTGAAATGAAAACCATCGCAGTGATTCCGAAACCGAGACTTGATTCATTATACATCAGACAATAGTAGTCTTTTCATATGACACATGGTAAACATAAAGTTTTCAACTAGTTAACTTGATAACGTGGACAATGGCTGACTGAGTTACGGACTGAGTTTAGACTTCGCTAATAACCGTCAACCCCCCGGCAAACCGCGCATTTTCCCCCGGCTGAAACTCACCCGCTCCCCGGAGAGAAAGGCTGTCAAGCCGAGGGTTAAAATCATCCAAAGGTTCCTCATAATTCCTCAGTCTTCGCTCGTGAAAGCGGAAAATCGCGTCTGTTTCCACTTCTGGCCAAACTCTCGCCTCTCAGGACTCAAATCCCACCGGATACGTGTTGCTCTCTCCGGCCGCGTTATTCCTCCGCGCTGCTCTGAGGGAAAATAGGTCGCGCTCGCTGTGTTTTTCGTCGAGTCTCCGGTGTAAAAGGCGGATTTAACGCGTGTCTGTGGGCGAGAGTGTGTGTGGAGCTCCGCTAAAGAGCCGCCGCTGGAGTCTGACTGACGGAGAGGAAAACAGAAAACagcggggagagagagagagagagagagagagagagagagagagagagagagagaggcgcaCTGACGTACAGCGCGACCACACGGACAGAGAGAGATGTAaactttgatttttgttttctattttttattttaagactcTTTATGACTATTATGACAACATAATAATGTTTATGATTAACATATTAAGTAAGCatgcatatataaaataaaatatttgtatatctaatcattaaaattaatttgcaatatataatttcttttactttattaCATGAATTATTTTTACGTCATTACTTcggttttatttgtattaataggCTCAATTATTTGAATGtaagttttaaaatataattatttgtaaaagaaaatataaaaaatagttttaaatataaaaaatagtttttcaataaaataaattcgAGCAATAAACTTTAATGACTTTTATAACtgcatattaacaaaaatattatatagcCTAACATTTTAGTatctttgtattaatatttttttcataatgttatttataaatatttttaaagtcattttacaaTGTATTGTAATTAACATATGTTAAAACTTTACAATAGAATAAATGTAAGAAAAGCTGAATCTGAACAATAAACTTGAATTAATTTAAAGGCAATTTTTTatcaattacattttattaaaattttaaatttgaCGATTTAAAATgactattgtgtatgaaatgtgttatAAGTGTGAATAAATTCGTCTTTTAAGAAAAACAGCTTTATTTGtgaatacaatattttttatagATTAAATGGTAAAACAAATCCATCCTGAcgtgtatttattgtatttatttataattttataaatatatggcTTTCATTACACATACAGAAAGCATTCTGAAATATCATTATACATAAAATGAGCTTTTCCTGATATTAAATCAGTCTGAAAGGTAAAAGAATCGTTCTTTTGAATCGAGTCTTTGAACAAGATGAACCAGTTCCACAAACCGGTTTCAACGGACCGAGTGATTCAATCTCACTGAACCGAGAATATGGACTTGACATAAATATCTCATATTATATGTCAAATTCTTAAACCAAATGCTTCTAAAGTCTGATATTTCCACATTCAACACTTTCACTGATACCGAGTTTAATAAAGCGAGGTCAGTGTCTTAAAGTCATTCTGAGGGCAATGTCTCCCCCTGATGGACAAATGTGAGACGCTGCTCAACTGAATCATGGACTATAACTATAATAGTCCAGTTTTTGATTCCTCCTGAGTGGCCCACATCTTCATTGACTGGCCTCAGTCTGTTGGAAACCGAAaggagtgttgtgtgtgtgtgtgtgtgtgtgtgtgtgtttcagtgtgtttGAAAGGCATTATAAAGCAGTAAACCGCAGTAGGATAATTGGACTCTTCCTGATTCTGAACACTTGCCAAAGGTGACCAATTAACCCTGCTCACAAACacatgtgcgcgcacacacacacacacacacaccctctccctctctcagacacacacacactatctctctctctctctctgtctctctctctctctctttcttggacacacacgcacacacatacacacacaccctttccctctctatcacacacacaagcacacacattattttaaaacattataattacatctagttttttttatttatgttttacccttttttttctttgttttcaccttactagtactgggttggaccccttttgccttcagaaccaccttaatccttcatggcagagattcaacaagctactggaaatattcctcagagattttgctccatattgacatgatagcatcacacagttgctgcagatttgtcggctgcacatccatgatgccaatctcccgttccaccacatcccaaaggtgctctattagattgagctctggtgactgtggaggccatttgagtacagtgaactcattgtcatgttcaagaaaccagtctgagatgattcacgctttatgacatggtgagttatcctgctggaagtagccatcagaaaatggagacactgtgctcataaagggatggacatggtcagcaacaatactcaggtaggctgtggcgttgacaccatgctcaattggtactaatggacccaaagtgtgccaagaaaatctcccccacaccattacaccaccaccaccagcctgaaccgctgatacaaggcaggatggatccatgctttcatgttgttgatgtcgaattctgagccgagcatctgaatgtggcagcagaaatggagactcatcagaccaggcaacgtttctccaatcttctgttgtccagttctggtgagcctgtgtgaattgtagcctcagtttcctgttcttagctgacaggaggggcacccggtgtggtcttctgctgctgtagcccatccgcctcaaggttggacgtgttgtgtgttcagagatgctcttctgcagacctcggttgtaacgagtgcttatttgagttactgttgcctttctatcagctggaaccagtctggccattctcctctgacctctggcatcaacaaggcatttgtgctcacagaactgccgctcactggatatttcctctttgtcagaccattctctgtaaaccctagagatggttgtgcgtgaaaatcccagtagatcagcagtttctgaaatactcagagcagcccgtctggcacgaACAATCATGCCACgatcaaagtctcttaaatcccctttcttccccattctgatgctcagtttgaactgcagcagatcgtcttgaccatgtctacatgcctaaatgcagtgagctgctgccatgtgattggctgattagaaatttgcgttaacgagcagttagacaggtgtacctaataaagtggccggtgtgtgtgtgtgtgtgtgtgtgtgtgtgtgtgtatatatatatatatatatatatatatatatatatatatatatatatatatatatatatatatatatatatatatatatatatatatatattattattattattattattattattattattattatttatgtatataataatgatttataacattataattatgaAAATTTCAATACATTGTCTTTTATTTAGCCATAACAttgcatcatttactcatccatttacttattttaatatttgaaccTAACAGTAATACAATCAGAGGGTGTGTGTAGTGTTGTAGTGTGTAGAGGGGAGTGTGTTATAGTGTGTGTTATAGTGTGTGTTCTAGTGTGTCAGAGTCCAGGGCTTCAGTCGTGGCTCTGGAGAAAATCTCCACTTTGCTGCAGCACTGCTGGTCAGAGCTCCTGATGTGAAGATGAGACTCCACCTTCATCACGTCTGCATCTTCATCATCGTCCGTCTCTTCTTCACTGTGAGGCTTCAGCGTCCGCAAACTGAACTGATTCAGTGGCTTGCCGAGAATCCCCAAACTAAAGGAATGATTCACAAATCAAGCATCAGAGTAAAATTAAAGAACACACATGGAAAACACTAGTGTTGTTGAATCATACTTCAGTCAAGTCCATCAATTAATCTGTTTAattagtgagttgttaactgcactcactttgaacagatcatttgaatcactgaattgTTAAACGCAGACGTGTtctgaataaatcatttgaatcagtgaatctttaactGCCCTCTCaatctgaacggatcatttgaaacTGTAAATTGTTAACTTTAGACTtcttctgaatggatcatttgaatcagtgagtcattaactgaagacttgttctgaacaaatcatttgaatcagtgaatcataacTGAAGACATGCTATAAACAAAGCATTTGAATCAGCGAATTATTAACTGCCCTCTCACTctactggatcatttgaatcagtaaatcataaCTGAAGACACGctatgaacaaatcatttgaatcagtgaatctttaactgcagactcactctgatcAAATCACTTGAATCAGCAACTCATTATTTGGAGATTtgctctgaacaaatcatttgaatgagtgaatCTTAAATGAGGACACGCTATGAACaaaccatttgaatcagtgagttgttaactgcagACTCGCTCTGATCAAATTatatgaatcagtgaatcataacTGAAGACACGctatgaacaaatcatttgaatcagtgaatcgttaactgcCCTCTCACTCTAAATggaccatttgaatcagtgaatcataacTGAAGACACACTATAAACAAAGCATTTGAATCAGCAAATCGTTAACTGCCctctcactctgaacggatcatttgaatcagtgaatcataacTGAAGACACGCTATgatcaaatcatttgaatcagcaacTCATTATTTGGAGATTTGCTCTGAACAAATtatttgaatgagtgaatgttaaATGAAGACACGCTATGAACAAACCATTTgtatcagtgagttgttaactgcagactcactctgatcaaatcatttgaatcagtgaataataATTGAATACATGCTATgatcaaatcatttgaatcagtgagttgttaactgcagactcactctgatcaaatcatttgaatcagtgaatcataatTGAAGACACGCTATGataaaatcatttgaatcagcgaatcATTAACTGCCCTTTTtcctctgaatggatcatttaaatcagtgcgTCATTAATTGAAGACTTGGGTCTGAaccaatcatttgaatcagtgagtcattaaccgTGAACTCATTCTGAATGTATCCTTTGGGTGAGTCATTAACTCTAaattcactctgaacaaatcatattaATAAGTGAGTCAataactgcagactcactctgaacaaaccttttgaatcagtgagtcattaactctAGACTCAATCTgaacaaataatttgaatcagaGAGTCCTTAACCACAGACTTGTTCTGAACAAATAATTTGAACTAATGAGTTGATACCTGCAGACTTGATCTGAATAAATCGTTTGactcagtgagttgtttactgtaggCTTGCTctaaaaaaatcatttgaatcaatgactcGTTAACTGCCCTcttactctgaatggatcatttgaatcagtgagtcattaactgaagGCTTGTTCTGAcccaatcatttgaatcagtgagtcattaacggTAGACTTGTTCTGAAAGCATTCTTTGAGTGAGTCATTAACTCTagattcattttgaacaaatcatatgaataagtgagtcattaactgcagacttgctgtgaatggatcatttgaatcagtgagtcattaactgcaaaCTCACTCTGCACTAATCtttttgaatcagtgattcattaactctagactcactctgaacaaataatttgaatcagtgagtcctTAACTACAGACTtgttctgaacaaatcatttgaaccaATGAGTTGGTTATTGTAGGCTTGctctaaacaaatcatttgaatcaatgaatcattaactGCCCTCTTActctgaatcatttgaatctgtaaAATGCCAACTCCAGACTTCcattgaatgaatcatttgaatcagtgggtcattaactgaagacttgttctaaaccaggcatgtccaagctcagtcctggagggccggtgtcctgcaaagtttagttccaaccccaatcagacacacctgggctagctaatcaagcacttactaggctttctagaaacatccgtgcaggtgtgttgaggcaagttggagctaaaatctgcaggacaccggccctacaggaccgagtttggacacccctgttctaaaccaatcatttgaatcagtgagtcattaactgaagACTTGTTCTGAaccaatcatttgaatcagtgagtcattaactgaagACTCGTTCTAAAAGCATCCTTTGAGTGAGTCATTAACTCTagattcactctgaacaaatcatacgaatcagtgagtcattaactgcaaaCTCACTCTGAACATctttttgaatcagtgagtcattaactctAGAAATGTTACTGAATGAATCATGAATCATTGAACCTGAGATCGTTGATCTGCTGTATGAGGTGATCCACACGTTCAGTTGAGGGCTTCTTCAGACGTCTGCAGCTTTTAAACAGCTGTTGTGAATCTTCTGCCGGTGTGGGCAGATAACTGGCCATCAGAGGCGAACGCTGGCGCAGGACGAGCTTCAGGGCCGGGCGCCTGGGTCAAAGGTTAAAGGTCAGCAGACTGAGAGAGAGCAGATCGGCCACTAAAACCATAAATCTGCGCTTCAGCTTCAGGTCAGATTACAGGCAAGACCTCACAATGCGGGATGACAGATCCTCTAAACATCTTCATTAGTTTGTGCTTAATAACAGTGCATTCTATGAGCTAAGTTAATACGAATACATCTTTGCTGTGAATGacttacagtatatataattacatgtaaataatcattcattcatttattattcctttattaatcaggggtcaccacagcggaatgaaccaccaacttatccagcatatgttttacacagcggatgcccttccagctgcaacccatcactgggaaacacccatacacactcattcacactcatacactacggacaatttagcttacccaattcccctatggcgcatctgtttggatttgtgggggaaaccggagcacccggaggaaacccacgccaacacagggagaacatgcaaactccacacagaaatgacaactgacccagttgaggttTGAGCCAGCGactatcttgctgtgaggcgatcgtgctaaccactgcgccaccgtgtcgcccctatgtaaataataattataattaaaatcatAGGGTCTACATTTAGGTATGAAGCTAATTTTGGGGCAGTTCTTTGATTGTCATCCATtgtccctgataaataaagaactaaaataataattaaataatcattaaaataattttgaaaaatagttcataaatgaatgaatgaatagtattttTAAGGCCACACTGTATTTAACACTTTGAATTGTTATtttgaattattcatttatttagtccctctattaatcagggttcgccacagcggaatgaaccgccaacttatccagcgtatgttttatgcagcggatgccctgccattactgggaaacacctatacactcccattcacacacacacactacggacaattgacttgctgacccaattcacctataccacatgtcgttggtctttgggggaaaccggagcactcagaggaaacccacacagacacggggagaacatgcaaactccacacagaaacaccaactgacccagccgaggctcaaatcagcaaccgtcttgctgtgaggtgatcgtgctacccactgtgccctACTttgaattatataataattttgagctttaaaGAATAATAATTGAAATGGTACTGCATTGGAATTGAACTGAAATATAAAGTATATACATTTATAGACACGATGCATTTAAatctaacattatttattaatgttttgattCAAACAATACCATTTttagtaaattttaaaataaaataaaatgttaaacatttaatatatttgaagtattaataaatacaaatctaaaacaatttaatatatatatttttctaattttgtttttgttaatgttatATATTAGTTTAAGAAGAAaactaaatgtattaattaatttgaatcatttttatGTTATGTATATTTAGAAaatacttataaattaaaatatagattttcccagtaatgggttgcagctggaagggcatccgctgcataaaacatacgctggataagttagcggttcattccactgtggcgaccactgattaataaagggactaagtcgaaggaaaatgaatgaatgaatgaataattattatttttttcaatctttAATGTACCTGAAAATACCAAGGTATTTAtatttgaattcattcattcattcattttctttttagcttagtccgtttatcaatctggggtcaccacagcggaatgaaccgccaacttatccagcatatgttttacacagcagatgcccttccagctgcaacccatcactgggaaaatttatattttaatttataagtattttctgggaaacacccatacacactcattcacacacacacacacacacacacacacactacgaccaattatgttcatcaattcccctatagcgcatgtgtttggactgtgggggaaactggagcactcggaggaaacccacgccaacacggggagaacatgcaaactccacacagaaacgccaactggaccagccgggactcaaaccagcaaccttcttgctgttaggcgatcatgctacccactgcgccacagtgacgccgataataattattaattaaattttaaaaataataataattgaaacaataattaaagttttatataaaataatatttcgtaatttattacaaacgttttaataaaatactaaaattacaATATACAAAATTAAAACCGTTGTAGTGTGTTGTTCACTGCGGTCACCGTCTCACCTGTTGCTGCCTTGAGTTTGTTCCTCAAGCTCAGACTGACCCTCCTCCTGTGATCTGTCTTCTGATTGGTCTAGAATCCTGAGGGCGGGGTTAAACGTGTTTGAGCGGAACAATCGCCCAATCTCCAGCTGGATGGCTTTTAGGTCCCGCCTCTCTAAGGTCACCCACACCGCATAACCACAGAAACTGAAGAGACACtgacagcagaaacacacacacacacacacacacacacacacacacacacacacagacctgatATTCCAACACAGTATACAACCAGAGAATCTGAATGCATGAATGACAATGACACAGCATTAGTCACATGTTTTACACATACCTCATATAACTGTATGTGGCAGTAAGGGGACGACACCTTGATCCTGTCAACACAAATCAggcttactattattattattattattattattattattattattattattattattatttactcatccacCAAATTGTGGTTTTAAGTGATCATGACATGgattgatatttaatttattataatattattgtcCATAATGTGTGAGTATATGTCCTGGTCGggcaggttgggggttgagcattgggctaacaacccacctcataaaaactagatgttagcaaacaccagtatggtgctgctaaatatcaacttcaatttATTTTgtcctgggagtaagtaagtaaataaataagtaagtatgtaagtaagtaaagtaaagtaaagtaaagtaaagtaaagtaaagtaaagtaaagtgagtaagtaaagtaaagtaaagtaagtaaagtaagaaagtaaagtaagtaaagtaagtaaagtaagtgagaaagtaagtaaagtaagtaaagtaagtaaagtaagtaaagtaaagtaagtgagtaaagtaaagtaaagtaaagtaaagtaaagtaaagtaaagtaaagtaaagtaaagtaaagtaagtgagtaagtaaagtaaagtaaagtaaagtaaagtaagtaaagtaaagtaaagtaaagtaaagtaaagtaaagtaaagtaaagtaaagtaaagtaaagtaaagtaaaggaaGGAAAGTAAGTgagtaagtaaagtaaagtaagtaaagtaaagtaagtaaagtaaagtaaagtaaagtaaagtaaagtaaagtaaagtaaagtaaagtaaagtaaagtaaagtaaagtaagtgagtaagtaaagtaaagtaaagtaaagtaaagtaaagtaaagtaaagtaaaggaaGGAAAGTAAGTgagtaagtaaagtaaagtaagtaaagtaaagtaagtaaagtaaagtaaagtaaagtaaagtaaagtaaagtaaagtaaagtaaagtaagtaaagtaaagtaaagtaaagtaaaggaaGGAAAGTAAGTgagtaagtaaagtaaagtaagtaaagtaaagtaaagtaaagtaaagtaaagtaaagtaaagtaaagtaaagtaaagtaaagtaaagtaaagtaaagtaaggaaagtaagtaaagtaaagtaaagtaaagtaagtaaagtaaagtaaagtaaagtaaagtaaagtaaagtaaagtaaagtaaagtaaagtaaagtaaagtaaagtaaagtaaagtaaagtaaagtaaaggaaGGAAAGTAAGTgagtaagtaaagtaaagtaagtaaagtaaagtaaagtaaagtaaagtaaagtaaagtaaagtaaagtaaagtaaggaaagtaagtaaagtaaagtaaagtaaagtaagtaaagtaaagtaaagtaaagtaaagtaaagtaaagtaaagtaaagtaaagtaaagtaaagtaagtgagtaaagtaagtaaagtaaagtaaagtaaagtaaagtaaaggaaGGAAAGTAAGTgagtaagtaaagtaaagtaagtaaagtaaagtaaagtaaagtaaagtaaagtaaagtaagtaaagtaaagtaaagtaaagtaaagtaaagtaaagtaaagtaaagtaaaggaaGGAAAGTAAGTgagtaagtaaagtaaagtaagtaaagtaaagtaaagcaaagcaaagtaaagtaaagtaaagtaaagtaaagtaaagtaaagtaaagtaaagtaaagtaaagtaaagtaaaggaaGGAAAGTAAAGGAAGGAAAGTAAGTgagtaagtaaagtaaagtaagtaaagtaaagtaaagtaaagtaaagtaaagtaagtgagtaagtaaagtaaagtaaagtaaagtaaagtaaagtaaagtaaagtaaagtaaaggaaGGAAAGTAAGTgagtaagtaaagtaaagtaagtaaagtaaagtaaagtaaagtaaagtaagtgagtaagtaaggtaaagtaaagtaaagtaaagtaaagtaagtaaagtaaagtaaagtaagtaaagtaaagtaaagtaaagtaaaggaagtaaagtaaagtaaagtaaagtaaagtaaagtaaagtaaagtaaagtaaagtaaagtaagtaag
This DNA window, taken from Danio aesculapii chromosome 19, fDanAes4.1, whole genome shotgun sequence, encodes the following:
- the LOC130246520 gene encoding protein phosphatase 1 regulatory subunit 36, which encodes MAESATETAAKPSSGQWIWNDETQNLEFISSEAKVEVKEVKKTKTSTYQEHFRKHLEKWQSNTAGPDQLEAFKTSITRSQKTCVTIQDIKLAAVCLLQDNDGLPIPLTFLKLIKSKELDGFLASLLLYFSRFFEKKVLEERAKSLTANMILQREESVSERQAGAELQVKLDQAQKTLAFCYATLLLDEDLPLQPHTARHGIKVSSPYCHIQLYECLFSFCGYAVWVTLERRDLKAIQLEIGRLFRSNTFNPALRILDQSEDRSQEEGQSELEEQTQGSNRRPALKLVLRQRSPLMASYLPTPAEDSQQLFKSCRRLKKPSTERVDHLIQQINDLSLGILGKPLNQFSLRTLKPHSEEETDDDEDADVMKVESHLHIRSSDQQCCSKVEIFSRATTEALDSDTLEHTL